From the genome of Hymenobacter cellulosilyticus, one region includes:
- a CDS encoding PAS domain-containing sensor histidine kinase produces the protein MHPDDQARTFLGLPEVIRTGTGAQTEHRLRGVDGRYRWFLGNLQPLRDSAGEITQWLGTNTDIDDQKRVQEQLRRQDQRLSQILGQAPAIIATMDGPEHRYAFFNEAHRALMDNRAILGKPIAELLPEMVEQGFVEQLDHVYQTGETFVGHEVPILPVGSRPGAPSLYLDLTFQALRDEQGQIFGVLAFAVEATERVRARQSAGALAAEVGRRDMRLRRMTEALPAVSFICAPDGTMEYLSPQWYHYTGQTTELTTGDIFTALVHPDDQPEVRRSLRLALMHGRPWELQYRLRHHDGLYRWQISRGVPEYDAQGQALRWYGTLVDNHNQKELQNQLQRSEEQFRFMAESIPQIVWTTRPDGTLDYFNQRWTELTGRSVAYGLEFGWTELLPPQNREQITANFMAGIRSGTDYEQESQLLSAQDGRYRWFLHRASPMRDDAGNIIKWFGTSTDIDDFKQASQQLEARNQQLARTNADLDSFVYTASHDLTQPINNMAGIFEELTRTAYFRDPDAIQLIAMFERALQQIHQTIHDLSDVVQLQRRHALVPAEDVSLAALVEEVLGSIREQSTALGAEYSLDFTAVPTVRFVRPNLQSILYNLLSNALKYSEPGRPPRVQVSSCRQDGVPVLTVRDNGQGIDLERHGSQLFQLFRRFHEHVEGSGMGLYLVNRMVQLNGAWLEVDSQVGVGSTFRIYFKASES, from the coding sequence GTGCACCCCGACGACCAGGCCCGGACCTTTCTGGGGCTGCCCGAGGTCATCCGCACGGGTACCGGCGCCCAGACCGAGCACCGCCTGCGCGGGGTGGATGGGCGCTACCGGTGGTTTTTGGGCAATCTGCAGCCCCTGCGCGACTCGGCCGGCGAAATCACCCAGTGGCTGGGCACCAATACCGACATCGACGACCAGAAGCGCGTGCAGGAACAGCTCCGCCGTCAGGATCAGCGCCTCAGCCAGATTCTGGGGCAGGCGCCGGCCATTATTGCCACCATGGATGGGCCCGAGCACCGCTACGCTTTTTTTAACGAAGCCCACCGTGCCTTGATGGATAATCGCGCCATTCTGGGTAAGCCCATAGCCGAGCTGCTGCCCGAAATGGTGGAGCAGGGCTTTGTGGAGCAGCTGGACCACGTTTACCAAACCGGGGAAACTTTCGTGGGCCACGAGGTGCCAATCCTGCCCGTGGGCAGCCGGCCCGGAGCCCCCAGTCTTTACCTCGACCTCACCTTTCAGGCCCTGCGCGACGAACAGGGCCAGATTTTCGGAGTGTTGGCCTTTGCCGTGGAAGCTACCGAGCGGGTGCGGGCCCGGCAAAGCGCGGGAGCCCTGGCCGCCGAAGTGGGCCGCCGCGACATGCGCCTGCGCCGCATGACCGAAGCCCTGCCCGCCGTGTCATTTATCTGCGCCCCGGATGGCACCATGGAATATCTGAGTCCGCAGTGGTACCATTACACGGGCCAGACCACGGAGCTAACCACGGGCGACATCTTCACGGCCCTGGTACACCCCGACGACCAGCCCGAAGTGCGCCGGAGCCTACGGCTGGCCCTGATGCACGGGCGGCCCTGGGAGCTGCAGTACCGCCTGCGCCACCACGATGGGCTCTACCGCTGGCAGATCAGCCGGGGAGTGCCCGAGTACGATGCCCAGGGGCAGGCCCTGCGCTGGTATGGCACCCTGGTCGACAACCACAACCAGAAAGAGCTGCAAAACCAGCTGCAGCGCAGCGAGGAGCAGTTCCGCTTTATGGCCGAGAGCATCCCGCAGATTGTGTGGACCACCCGCCCCGATGGCACCCTGGATTATTTCAACCAGCGCTGGACCGAGCTGACAGGCCGCTCGGTAGCCTACGGCCTGGAGTTTGGCTGGACCGAGCTGCTGCCGCCCCAAAACCGGGAGCAGATTACGGCTAATTTTATGGCTGGTATTCGCAGCGGTACGGATTACGAGCAGGAAAGCCAGCTGCTGTCGGCCCAGGATGGGCGCTACCGCTGGTTTCTGCACCGTGCCTCGCCCATGCGCGACGACGCCGGCAACATTATCAAGTGGTTCGGCACCAGCACGGACATCGACGATTTCAAGCAGGCCAGCCAGCAGCTTGAAGCCCGCAACCAGCAGCTGGCCCGCACCAACGCCGACCTGGACAGCTTCGTATACACGGCCTCCCACGACCTGACTCAGCCCATCAACAACATGGCTGGCATCTTCGAAGAGCTAACCCGCACGGCCTATTTCCGCGACCCGGACGCCATCCAACTCATTGCCATGTTTGAGCGGGCCCTGCAGCAGATTCACCAAACTATCCACGACCTCTCCGACGTGGTGCAGCTGCAGCGCCGCCACGCCCTGGTGCCGGCCGAAGACGTAAGCCTGGCTGCTTTGGTGGAGGAAGTGCTGGGCAGCATCCGGGAGCAAAGCACCGCGCTGGGGGCCGAATACAGCCTTGATTTTACCGCCGTGCCCACCGTACGCTTCGTGCGGCCCAACCTGCAGAGTATTCTCTACAACCTGCTCAGCAACGCCCTCAAGTATTCCGAGCCGGGCCGCCCGCCCCGGGTGCAGGTCAGCAGCTGCCGGCAAGACGGGGTGCCCGTGCTGACTGTGCGCGACAATGGTCAGGGCATCGACCTGGAACGCCACGGCAGCCAGCTGTTTCAGCTCTTTCGGCGGTTCCACGAGCATGTCGAGGGCTCGGGCATGGGCTTGTATCTGGTCAACCGCATGGTGCAGCTCAACGGCGCCTGGCTGGAAGTCGACAGC